In Treponema sp. OMZ 798, the following proteins share a genomic window:
- a CDS encoding lipoprotein 17-related variable surface protein translates to MKKIILISLSLFLLLTNCDHKTLSKQEDINNELKKVVLEIKNKENITAGELRQEDIRAYGFNANVYAINYEKIEADSEKREVYITVSLKKAGTESVSKVFTISGFKAPEQNLSDQELINIEADKVVLSIPDIEKISFDELTTDKLIASGYKKQYSIQYIAKKYNSQKKEVEITFYLTKNHLRSKIRTFTISGFKESLPPQGLIDIKEEYLFSALSLTETKITASAAAKKIKEASNKTIGNFIFEENKILNYDDKKGIFTVYIKGTYKEKPFSKKMRISGFSHPYVNPPESVYKKDLDFTAGIEENLLIDDYIKKANADIENFFKDGLSFMLHKGNRLINEVIVLGEHDSYSMTAELEKIDNTALKIIPIFNIKYKLKTDTDKTEKEEIETFSLAGFLQPVKYFSENDVYIHILNELNKRNDVVKVYPHRFASEFYANAVVTGRPPKELFNDSAIEKYRKLYTEKKPNKYLTFDGLNIGISEPRNGGIEVDDYEGSLSLTYYVASNKIIGDTDNINFALRQNTVKVTGFRQVNEETIKDLFGFSIVKSNDKDGNPGTLNSWRKKYIPENMYLVREQGNKGENDWLTFSNTALDYENNSGFILSLNGDANLHELLANPINKFLSVGRSGELLLITRINLKKERQSDYLEIKMNFLGTGEPITLIRNPYIPRN, encoded by the coding sequence ATGAAAAAAATAATTTTAATAAGTTTAAGTCTTTTTTTACTTTTAACTAATTGTGATCATAAAACCCTTTCTAAACAAGAAGACATAAATAACGAGTTAAAAAAAGTTGTGCTTGAAATCAAAAACAAAGAAAACATAACGGCAGGAGAGCTAAGGCAAGAAGACATAAGGGCCTATGGTTTTAATGCCAATGTTTATGCAATAAATTACGAAAAAATAGAAGCTGACAGCGAAAAAAGAGAGGTCTACATTACCGTATCATTAAAAAAAGCCGGAACGGAGTCGGTATCGAAGGTTTTTACTATAAGCGGATTTAAAGCTCCGGAGCAAAACCTAAGTGATCAAGAGCTTATAAACATTGAAGCCGATAAGGTAGTATTAAGCATACCGGATATCGAAAAAATAAGCTTTGATGAGCTTACAACAGACAAGCTTATTGCATCGGGATATAAAAAACAATATTCTATACAATACATTGCAAAAAAATATAATTCACAAAAAAAAGAAGTAGAAATCACCTTTTATCTTACAAAGAATCATCTAAGATCTAAAATCAGAACCTTTACAATCAGCGGCTTTAAAGAATCTCTCCCTCCTCAAGGGCTTATCGACATAAAAGAAGAATATCTCTTTTCGGCCCTTTCCTTGACCGAAACAAAGATTACCGCCTCAGCCGCTGCAAAAAAAATTAAAGAAGCCTCAAATAAAACCATAGGTAATTTTATTTTTGAAGAAAATAAAATTCTTAACTATGACGATAAAAAAGGGATCTTTACGGTTTATATAAAGGGAACATACAAAGAAAAACCGTTCAGCAAAAAAATGAGAATAAGCGGCTTTTCTCATCCTTATGTTAATCCGCCCGAATCGGTTTATAAAAAAGATTTGGATTTTACCGCAGGTATTGAAGAAAATCTTTTAATTGATGACTATATTAAAAAAGCAAATGCAGATATCGAAAACTTTTTTAAAGACGGGTTATCTTTTATGCTCCATAAAGGAAACAGGCTCATAAACGAGGTAATAGTTTTAGGTGAGCATGATTCATACAGCATGACAGCCGAACTTGAAAAAATAGATAATACCGCTTTAAAAATTATACCTATTTTTAACATAAAATATAAGCTAAAAACCGATACGGATAAAACGGAAAAAGAAGAAATAGAAACTTTCAGTCTGGCCGGGTTTTTACAGCCTGTAAAGTATTTTAGCGAAAATGATGTTTATATTCATATCTTAAATGAATTAAACAAACGTAATGACGTTGTAAAAGTTTATCCTCACCGCTTTGCATCGGAATTTTATGCAAACGCCGTTGTAACGGGCAGGCCACCCAAAGAATTATTTAACGATTCGGCAATAGAAAAATACCGAAAACTTTACACTGAAAAAAAACCGAATAAGTATTTAACTTTTGACGGGCTCAATATAGGAATTTCAGAACCTCGAAATGGAGGAATTGAAGTTGATGATTATGAAGGCTCTTTATCATTAACTTATTATGTTGCTTCAAACAAGATAATCGGTGATACAGATAATATAAATTTTGCATTAAGGCAAAATACCGTAAAAGTAACAGGCTTTAGACAGGTAAATGAAGAAACAATAAAAGATTTATTCGGTTTTTCTATCGTAAAAAGCAATGACAAAGACGGAAACCCGGGAACTCTTAATTCGTGGAGAAAAAAATACATACCGGAAAATATGTATCTCGTGCGGGAACAAGGAAATAAAGGGGAAAATGATTGGCTGACATTCTCCAATACGGCTTTGGACTATGAAAATAACAGCGGTTTTATTTTAAGCCTTAATGGGGATGCAAATTTA